TCGGGATCAAGACCAACCGCATCGTCTGGTTGGTGTATACACTCTCGGGAGCCCTCTATGGATTGGCCGGAGTCATGTGGGTCTCCCGCTACGCCTCCGCCCAAAGCGATTCGGCTTCCGGGTATGTGTTCACCATCGTGGCCGCCTGTGTTTTGGGAGGAGTAGCGATCACCGGGGGTGTGGGTACAGTCTCCGGCATACTTCTGGGGTCCTTCACCATCGGCATTATCAATAACGCATTGCCCATGATTCGGGTTTCCCCCTTCTGGAGAATGGCCCTGCAGGGAGCGATCATCCTGGTAGCGGTATTGGTGAACATCGCCATCACCCGGAACTTCGAACGTAAAGCCCTGCTGCAAAGGAAAATATGATGGAAACATCCAAAGCCATAATCTCCTCCGGCAGCTGGAGTGCCCGAGCGGTCTTTCTCCGTTGGGAATGGCTTCTGGTAGGTCTGATCGTTGGAATCAGCATCGTGAACAGCCGCCTCTCACCGCATTTCTGGGACTATCAAAGACTGATAGAGGCCATGGCGGTGTTCCTGGAAAGAGGATTCATCGTCCTCCCGGTAGCCATGATCTTAATTTCCGGAGAAATCGACATCTCGGTTTCTTCCACCGTCGCCCTCTCCTCAGTCTTGATGGCTATCGCCTTCCAAGCTGGGGTGCCCATGGGTCTGGCCATCCTCGTCGCTTGTGTGGTGGGAACCCTGTGCGGGGCATTCAACGGCTTTTTGATCTCCCGTATCCCCGGCCTCTCCTCAGTGATCGTGACTTTAGCCGCCAACACTCTGTTCCGGGGAATCGCTTTCATTATCCTGGGAGACCGGGCGGTAGGGGGGTTTCCCCGCTGGTATGCCTACCTAGCCTGGGGGCACATAGGAGCGAGCGGGATCCCCTTCATTATCCTGATCTTCGCTATTCTGGCGATAATCTTTGGACTGGTGCTTCATAAAACCACCTTCGGCCGGAAGATTTTCGCGATGGGGAACAATCAGGTCGCTGCCCGGTTTTCCGGTATCCCGGTAGGCCGGATCAAACTCATCCTATTCACCCTGGCTGGGG
This portion of the Atribacteraceae bacterium genome encodes:
- a CDS encoding ABC transporter permease, whose amino-acid sequence is MMETSKAIISSGSWSARAVFLRWEWLLVGLIVGISIVNSRLSPHFWDYQRLIEAMAVFLERGFIVLPVAMILISGEIDISVSSTVALSSVLMAIAFQAGVPMGLAILVACVVGTLCGAFNGFLISRIPGLSSVIVTLAANTLFRGIAFIILGDRAVGGFPRWYAYLAWGHIGASGIPFIILIFAILAIIFGLVLHKTTFGRKIFAMGNNQVAARFSGIPVGRIKLILFTLAGAMSGLAAVFLTSKLGSSRPNIALGYELEVIAIAVLGGVSPSGGKGSIVGAILALILMRLLRFGLGLLNVPGQVMLVIIGTILVMVVMLPNLIGSVRFQRKRTG